The DNA region gtgctttttgctgaatgggaaaataaaactaataaaatcACTGCACATTTGGGTAAATAGCAGTGGTTCTGTATTTGCTTGGGGCAAGAAGTCACACACTGATGGGCAAAATCAGGTTTTCATCCCCATCTTATCCATTTAACATATCACCCTAGTTTGCTGTGCAGCAAAGGCATAGAAACCTAACGAGGCTCATCACAGCATAGGGCACTAAGAATGGTGTTGTTGCCCAATATCTGAATGCCTCCATTTCCTCCTTGTAATAAAAATGGAGATCATCCCTACCTGTAGGCCTCACTCCTGGCAAAGCATAAACCCACAGAGaagcccagagaagctgtgcagtGAGCATTCTGCAATGCTGCTAAAGCCTCAGTGCTTATTCCTAAACTTCACtgaggcagcaggagctggagagctttgttttctggacattttcttctcacttcttGCTCCTGAgttattctgcagtgctgtcCTCTATCAGAGaggtgtgcagggctgcagacaCAGCGCTGCCATTCAGATGTTATTTGAGAGCTAAGGAAAAGCAGGTGCAGCGATGGGAGAGAACAGAACGTGCTGGAAACTTCCATCACTATTTCTTACGGGCCCAGAATTACACCGGCACTTTTCCACCATtgcaaagaataaaatgaaaatggaggAGGGCAGGAGAAGAACCCAAGGCAGATGGGAGCAGAGGGCCAGCCCTTGCTCTTGCTCTGGGATTCTCCCAGCTGATAAATGCACACGCTGCCATCCCCTTCCTTAGCACCCTATGGGGGAGAGGCGCATTTCCCAGAGCACAGGGAGTAATTAAGTGATTCTTCAACATCTTCTGCCCGCTAAGAATCCCACAGCATCTCACGGATGGGAATTAATCTCACACAAGCCCGGTGAGATGGGGACACTCAGTGCCATTGTTCCTGCAGTAAAGCACCCACAACATCGAGTGTGGTCCGGGGCGGGCATTGCCCAGGGATGGCCGGACCGCAGTCCCTCCCCAGACCCCGCACCCCACACCCATCCTTCCCCCATCTTTAGGGAACAGCGGTGCCATCCCATCCTCCTCGCCCCGCACCGGAGCTTTCTCCCAGGGAGCGCAGGAGGATGCCCGCATCTTCTCGCTCGGTTCCTCCCGCGCCCAGCGGATagctccctccctcccatcgTTGTTCCGCAGCGGTCGCGGTCCCCACCCGAGAGCCTCACGGCCGCCTCTCCGCCGACCTCACCATCTCGTTGTAGGCATCCCTGCTGAGCCGCGGGGTCAGCTTGATGGTCCCCATGAAGACAAAAAAGAGCCCCAGGGCCACCGAAAGGGCGACGATGGTGATGGTCCTGGGGGATGCCATCGAGCCGCCGGGATGCGGTCCTAACGCGGCCTCCGGGCTGCGGTCACCATGGAGGGAACCGAGGAATAACGCTGCAAAGGCAGCGGCAGAGATGCGGCCTCTCCGCCCCGCGGCCGCCGGGTCCTAACGCCCGCCCCGCAACACCCCGCAACTCCGGGCACGGGCTGCTGCTCCCGGAACCCCGCGTCCCAATAGGGACGGTGCAACCCGCTGCCAGCTCCTCCCCGTGTGTGCAGTGCTCCACAGCAACCGTGTTTCCTGATCCcgtgttggatttttttttttttggatgtaaagtcattctctctctcccctcctttaATTTGCGGGCCATTTCCTTTTGGCAGAAGGACAGCCTCGCAGAGATCTATTCCCACCTTACAGCAAGAAGCCGAGGTGTAATTATACAAAGCAATGATGCTGGAGAACCACCTCTGCTATGGAGCCGGACTGTGAGCTGGGGGGGCTCAGCGTGGGGAAAAGAGGGCTGCagggagtcctcagtgcagctCCTGAAGCGATTTTATAAGCAGCAtggggactgactttttacaggGGCAAATAGTGGCAGAAagagggagaatggctttaaactaaaacgGGGGAGGATTAGGTTAGaggttaggaagaaattctttacagagagggcggtgaggccctgcactgctgcccagagagctgtgggtgccccatcccttgggacattcaaggccaggttggatggggcccgGCACAGACCGAGCTGCTGGTTGGCAGCACTGTgcatggcagggggttggaatcaGGTGATTTTTatggtcccctccaacctaagccattctatgattccatgaacaGCATCCCTCACTGTGAGCTGAAAACGAGAGGGAAAGCCTGCCAAGGGGCAGCACGAGGGAACctgacagcagtgtgcccaTCACCTCCCTTCTGCTGTAGGATCTGCTGGAACAAGCTCCAGGTCCTGACCCCGTGCATTTAAAGAGCCCAGTGAAGGTGGCTGGTCCCAAGCTCttagggacatggcttagtggggaaTACTGGCAATAGGTGTACAGCTGGACTTGATGAAgacttagaggtcttttccattcTCAATGATCCCATGATCCAATGAAGCTTGGGATTCCGTAGGACCAAATCACAGCTGTGAGAGATACCAGCAGGCAGAGTCTAAAGACAGGGCAGGAGCTTTCCCTGTTTCCTTAGAGGTTTGTCAGCCTCTGTTCAACCAATTTCCTCTTTCTGAGGAAACTCAGAGCCTGACTGTAGAAACATTCTGCTGACTGAGACCTACCTCCAATTTGCAgcagtttcattttctgaagagctgGAGAGAATTTCAAGCACCTTTGAGGCTTGCAGCTTGCCAGCCAATGAGAAGAGCGTGACATACAGATACCTTCTATTTGTTTATGCAATTAGCCTGGCTTATCTATTTATTTGGCTATTGCAGAGCAACCCAATGAGAAAACAACTTCCAGAAATCATTATGTTTCCATGTAGATTAGGCAACCTGCAGTAAGagcaagcagaaaataactCACTTCTTGAGattcatataaaaataagttCAAGTCGCAGCCACATCCGCTCCTTAAGGACATCAGGAGGTCGCTTCCTGAGCTCGCAGAGCTGCAAACCTCCTCGTTGTCAGCgggtgagcagcagcaccagctcacAGTGAGCAGTGTGAGGGAACATGTCGAAAGGGACAGCCAGCGTGGGGGCAAACGGCTCTCCTTCCAGCTTCTTCCTGGGGTTGGGggggcagcacagcctgcaggaagAACAGCATTGGAGGCCAACCTTCAGAACTGCAGTGCAAGGCTTCCCATGCCGTTAGCTTCACGGAGGAGGCATTAAGAGAGTATCTTTAGGTTGGCTAACATCCGTCAGCCCTCAGATTAACCCTAAGGAGGTGACTGCTAATCCCAGGAGCTGGCTTTGCTCGTTGGCTGGAGGCCCACCTTCCTGCAGGGAGCGTGGAGATGTGGTGTCCCACACCCTGCTGCActgttatcatagaatcatacaatcataaaatggcctgggttgaaaaggacaacagtgatcatccagttccaaccccctgctatgtgcaggtcaccaaccagtagcccaggctgtccagagccacatccagcctggccttgaatgcctccagggatggagcatccacaacctctttgcatagcctgttccagtgcctcaccaccctccatGTTATGCTGGGAAATGGCTGTGCACAATGTCATTACAAcacctttgcatttttttctaccCCTGAATGATTCTGCTGGCACTCAGCCCCAGGAATACCCACTGCTTCAACCAGTGCTGCTTGCAGGTAAACCCAAAGCAGTGCAAAAGCACAAACCACTTTCTGGCCATTCACTGACCAGGGTCCCACGTGCAGAATTAACCCAATGAAATTTGGTAACAACAAAAAccctcctgtgctgaggacagaTCCTCAGATCCCGGTCGTCAGGGCACACAACAGTGTCACTAAtgtcagcagaaaagaaaagaggaggctGCTCACTCAAGGAAGTTCCTCATGGCTTCACCTTCCGGCTTGCAGGAGATGTAGAGCAGCCTTCGGATGGCCCTGCAGCTCCGGATGGCCCTCACAACCCTGTGATCTGCAACGGCACAGCACCGTCTCACCATGTTCTGGTGACATTCCAGCTCCTCAGGACACCCCACTGCAGTGGGCAGCATCTGGGCTATAGGGCCAGTCTGAGACTTCCCAATACTGGCCCAAAGGTAGAGGCCATGAGGGTGGCTGTAGGGCCAGAGTGAATGTCTAGAGAAGGAGTGAGCTGGGGGCTTGGAGCCAGCACAACAGCTCACACACAGCTTTGCTCAAAACTGTCTCTTCAAGGTGAAAATAAATGGTATATCCTTACGGATCCCAGCCCGGGATGGGTTCACCACTGCAACAAGGGGTCGAGCATCCTCCCACGATGAGAGCAGCTCTGGTAACACAGCCTCTGCCTTTCCACTGTGAAATTCACAGTTTGAAATTcctgcaaagcaaaagcagacaCACGAACAAAGTGCACTCTCAGACATCCTAACACAAAATCCCACTCTTTGTTGACTGGCTTTGACACGTTTCTCAGCAATGGCAGTGGTTGAACTTACCATTGAATGCTGCATTCCACCTGGCATCCTCTACTGCCTTCTGCACTATCTCTACACCAATGACCTTGGACACGTGGCGAGCCAGAGAGAGACCAATCGTGCCTGGAAACCAGGGATGCACAAACACACTGCATTTCAGTGTAGGAAAACAAGCATTGGAGATAATGTTGGGCATGGGAAGCACCAGCcccagggagctgtgctgccccatcccaatggctgggctggatgggactctgggcagcctgagctggtgggaggcacccagctcacagcacaggtgggactgggtgggttttaagatcccttccaacccaactgcTCTATGATTCATGCTGCTCACCCGTCCCACAGCAGACATCGAGGAGCACAGTGTTTGTGGCAGCCTGGCTCAGCTCCCTGACTGCCTGGTACAGCACTTCTGCTCCGCTCGTGTTCACCTGGAAAAAGGCATCTGGAGAGATGCGAAACGTCAGGTCCAGCACGTCTTCAAAGATGTGTGGCTCTCCatgaaggagctggaagggtGACTGCTCATGGGAACAGCGTGTCATGGTGCTGGAAGGACACATAAAATAACACTTGATGGGGGGCAGCGTTTCATTGCCCCACTCCTGGGGTGCACGTTTGCTTTTATTCCATACGAGCATTTCAACAAGATCAAGGAATTGTGACACTTTTGAGAGATCTGCAACTTGCTGAACTGAGAATTGATTAATAGGATCACAGTGACGTAGGGGGGGGTTGTGGCCCTTTGTAGAGAGTTGTAGCCCTGGGATGTATTCCCACTTTTGCTGCTGATGTGATTTTGGAATGACAGAACCATTGGATCATTTAGGTGGGAGAAGATCCCTAAGACCATTGAGTGCAGCCATCAGCCTGGCAGTACCCAGGTCATGTCCCTAAGAGCACTTTAGGTTTTCCCTTTTGTTCCCCAGCCTCAACATTCCCATGGGGCAGAACCACATCCAAGTATTTCTGATACTTCACAACAAATGCGAGGTGCAGCCACTTTAAAGTCATGTCCACAAGAGCCACCCAAGCACCAATACCTCTCCTGGAAGTACAGTGACGTCAGGGCACACGCTGCTCCAGGTCCGCAGGTGAAGAACTCTTTCAGCAATGCTTTCTGAGCAGCCAGAGCCTCCtggaagagagggaaggaaTGGTTGGTTCAATATGCCCATAGAGCTCCGTGACATCCATTGGGATGGCCTGGAGCTGGCCCAGTCCCACTCACCTGGCCCAGATGCTGGGGGTGGAAGGTGACGACGGCCATGGTGTGGCCGTGCTGGGAGGTGCGCACCACCAGCTCCCTCCAGTGCCCACCTTCATGGAACAGGATGCAGGAGCCCAGCGGGGAGCGGCGGATGAACTGCTCATAGCACTGCACggagcacagcacagtgagGGACACAGCCCTCATCCTCGTGCGATGCTGTGCCCCAAACAGCCACTGTTCCACCATTGCCCTCTGTACTATCTCTGCTGAACACCGAGAGAAAACTCTTTGCGAGGAAAACAACACGTTTCAATCGTCCCACTTTGTGATTCTCATCTGTTTTAAATAGCAATTAATTGCTGCTTCATTAATTTCACTCCAGAGGACACTTCCGAGGTTCCAGCAattaacttttgtttttcaaaaagcattttttccattgGCCAGAATCAAAACAGATCCAAGAACACCACATAACTACACATCCATCTACACTCACATACTATATGTACTCAAACACACAACCAACGCAGTGTTCCCCCAGAAGGAGCCACAGCACTCTGTCTATTCTCCCACCTACAGACAGACGTGATATTTGCATCACCTGGGCCACTTGTTTGTGCTTTAGGGGTATGTTCTTCATGTGGTCAGTTCTCACGCAGACAATATTTCttgctggagagagagagatgtgTATTTGAGGGGTTTGTTTCACTGCAAACCATGCAGGTGCAGCGCTGTAAGCTCCCCAGCTTACAAAAGCCTTTCCTCTGAATCACCCCATTgtgcaaaagagaagaaaaggtgaCATGTaaagcccagcagctcccacccaGCACCACCCCTGGCCCCATACTGACCTCTGCCCGTCCCCACATACAGCCCCACCGTTTTGGGGTTCCCATCCGGCCCTCGGTTCACAGAGAACGTGGATTTGTTGCGGTACCCATTGACGGTGGGctgagggaggaaagaaggaaatcaaaGCCTTgtacaaaggctgctccaaaagtgatgcttcctgttttatgatgttgggccacaatgtcagaggcagacaCTGGGGGGATGGCAGAAGGGGTTGAAGCTTCCCAACAATATCCCGACTCcttttgttgccgtgtgacagatggcagcagagggacagtctgcCAGAATGCTGCCTGATGTCggagtgcagatgaagcaaaggggtgtccATAAATTCTTCCACGCACAAAAATTGGCACCCGTTGCCATTCGACAGCACTTGCTGGGCATTTGTGGAGCCCAACCAGTTGGATGCAGCACGGCGGCTGCTGTGCttcagcaatggtgacagcAGGTCACTACTTCTGGTGCAGATTTGTACGAGTGCAGCATACAGCTCTTGTTCTGCAGTCTgcaaagcagaaggcagcaaGGGAGCTCCTGTGGAACCAACCATGGGCACTCACCGAGGGGACCACGGGCtgcaggggacagcagagcCCTCCGGGATCCTGCACACCTCCTCTCAGCTCCAACAGATGTGATGTCAGGCTCTGCAGAACCTCCATCAGGCTCTCATACTTCACCTACAGAGCAGTCCTAAGCCAGGAACATTCCCACAGGACCACACAGCTTCTGTGTACCACACAGCAATGGAGGCACCGTGGCCCCAAGGGTGGGTCTGGGTGTTGGAGTAATGAAGCCTCCATTAACCTGTCCTGCACTGCGGAGGGCCTGAGCACCTTTTGTGCTTTAGAATAACTCAGGAATGAAGGCAGCAAAGGGTGGGGTTTAGGCTCAGTGA from Meleagris gallopavo isolate NT-WF06-2002-E0010 breed Aviagen turkey brand Nicholas breeding stock chromosome 9, Turkey_5.1, whole genome shotgun sequence includes:
- the TRMT2B gene encoding tRNA (uracil(54)-C(5))-methyltransferase homolog isoform X2 translates to MALPHASMLTRRCLRLLTPQPVFLSSLPGWDCRQPTGETAAKRRRRKDGEGCSLPASSWEERLADAATPLWRLSYQEQLQVKYESLMEVLQSLTSHLLELRGGVQDPGGLCCPLQPVVPSPTVNGYRNKSTFSVNRGPDGNPKTVGLYVGTGRARNIVCVRTDHMKNIPLKHKQVAQCYEQFIRRSPLGSCILFHEGGHWRELVVRTSQHGHTMAVVTFHPQHLGQEALAAQKALLKEFFTCGPGAACALTSLYFQESTMTRCSHEQSPFQLLHGEPHIFEDVLDLTFRISPDAFFQVNTSGAEVLYQAVRELSQAATNTVLLDVCCGTGTIGLSLARHVSKVIGVEIVQKAVEDARWNAAFNGISNCEFHSGKAEAVLPELLSSWEDARPLVAVVNPSRAGIRCAAPPTPGRSWKESRLPPRWLSLSTCSLTLLTVSWCCCSPADNEEVCSSASSGSDLLMSLRSGCGCDLNLFLYESQEVSYFLLALTAGCLIYMET
- the TRMT2B gene encoding tRNA (uracil(54)-C(5))-methyltransferase homolog isoform X5 encodes the protein MMLRSEDGKDQRSITPIAALFQPVFLSSLPGWDCRQPTGETAAKRRRRKDGEGCSLPASSWEERLADAATPLWRLSYQEQLQPTVNGYRNKSTFSVNRGPDGNPKTVGLYVGTGRARNIVCVRTDHMKNIPLKHKQVAQCYEQFIRRSPLGSCILFHEGGHWRELVVRTSQHGHTMAVVTFHPQHLGQEALAAQKALLKEFFTCGPGAACALTSLYFQESTMTRCSHEQSPFQLLHGEPHIFEDVLDLTFRISPDAFFQVNTSGAEVLYQAVRELSQAATNTVLLDVCCGTGTIGLSLARHVSKVIGVEIVQKAVEDARWNAAFNGISNCEFHSGKAEAVLPELLSSWEDARPLVAVVNPSRAGIRCAAPPTPGRSWKESRLPPRWLSLSTCSLTLLTVSWCCCSPADNEEVCSSASSGSDLLMSLRSGCGCDLNLFLYESQEVSYFLLALTAGCLIYMET
- the TRMT2B gene encoding tRNA (uracil(54)-C(5))-methyltransferase homolog isoform X1, whose protein sequence is MMLRSEDGKDQRSITPIAALFQPVFLSSLPGWDCRQPTGETAAKRRRRKDGEGCSLPASSWEERLADAATPLWRLSYQEQLQVKYESLMEVLQSLTSHLLELRGGVQDPGGLCCPLQPVVPSPTVNGYRNKSTFSVNRGPDGNPKTVGLYVGTGRARNIVCVRTDHMKNIPLKHKQVAQCYEQFIRRSPLGSCILFHEGGHWRELVVRTSQHGHTMAVVTFHPQHLGQEALAAQKALLKEFFTCGPGAACALTSLYFQESTMTRCSHEQSPFQLLHGEPHIFEDVLDLTFRISPDAFFQVNTSGAEVLYQAVRELSQAATNTVLLDVCCGTGTIGLSLARHVSKVIGVEIVQKAVEDARWNAAFNGISNCEFHSGKAEAVLPELLSSWEDARPLVAVVNPSRAGIRCAAPPTPGRSWKESRLPPRWLSLSTCSLTLLTVSWCCCSPADNEEVCSSASSGSDLLMSLRSGCGCDLNLFLYESQEVSYFLLALTAGCLIYMET
- the TRMT2B gene encoding tRNA (uracil(54)-C(5))-methyltransferase homolog isoform X4, which translates into the protein MALPHASMLTRRCLRLLTPQPVFLSSLPGWDCRQPTGETAAKRRRRKDGEGCSLPASSWEERLADAATPLWRLSYQEQLQVKYESLMEVLQSLTSHLLELRGGVQDPGGLCCPLQPVVPSPTVNGYRNKSTFSVNRGPDGNPKTVGLYVGTGRARNIVCVRTDHMKNIPLKHKQVAQCYEQFIRRSPLGSCILFHEGGHWRELVVRTSQHGHTMAVVTFHPQHLGQEALAAQKALLKEFFTCGPGAACALTSLYFQESTMTRCSHEQSPFQLLHGEPHIFEDVLDLTFRISPDAFFQVNTSGAEVLYQAVRELSQAATNTVLLDVCCGTGTIGLSLARHVSKVIGVEIVQKAVEDARWNAAFNGISNCEFHSGKAEAVLPELLSSWEDARPLVAVVNPSRAGIHHRVVRAIRSCRAIRRLLYISCKPEGEAMRNFLELCCPPNPRKKLEGEPFAPTLAVPFDMFPHTAHCELVLLLTR
- the TRMT2B gene encoding tRNA (uracil(54)-C(5))-methyltransferase homolog isoform X6, with product MMLRSEDGKDQRSITPIAALFQPVFLSSLPGWDCRQPTGETAAKRRRRKDGEGCSLPASSWEERLADAATPLWRLSYQEQLQPTVNGYRNKSTFSVNRGPDGNPKTVGLYVGTGRARNIVCVRTDHMKNIPLKHKQVAQCYEQFIRRSPLGSCILFHEGGHWRELVVRTSQHGHTMAVVTFHPQHLGQEALAAQKALLKEFFTCGPGAACALTSLYFQESTMTRCSHEQSPFQLLHGEPHIFEDVLDLTFRISPDAFFQVNTSGAEVLYQAVRELSQAATNTVLLDVCCGTGTIGLSLARHVSKVIGVEIVQKAVEDARWNAAFNGISNCEFHSGKAEAVLPELLSSWEDARPLVAVVNPSRAGIHHRVVRAIRSCRAIRRLLYISCKPEGEAMRNFLELCCPPNPRKKLEGEPFAPTLAVPFDMFPHTAHCELVLLLTR
- the TRMT2B gene encoding tRNA (uracil(54)-C(5))-methyltransferase homolog isoform X3, coding for MMLRSEDGKDQRSITPIAALFQPVFLSSLPGWDCRQPTGETAAKRRRRKDGEGCSLPASSWEERLADAATPLWRLSYQEQLQVKYESLMEVLQSLTSHLLELRGGVQDPGGLCCPLQPVVPSPTVNGYRNKSTFSVNRGPDGNPKTVGLYVGTGRARNIVCVRTDHMKNIPLKHKQVAQCYEQFIRRSPLGSCILFHEGGHWRELVVRTSQHGHTMAVVTFHPQHLGQEALAAQKALLKEFFTCGPGAACALTSLYFQESTMTRCSHEQSPFQLLHGEPHIFEDVLDLTFRISPDAFFQVNTSGAEVLYQAVRELSQAATNTVLLDVCCGTGTIGLSLARHVSKVIGVEIVQKAVEDARWNAAFNGISNCEFHSGKAEAVLPELLSSWEDARPLVAVVNPSRAGIHHRVVRAIRSCRAIRRLLYISCKPEGEAMRNFLELCCPPNPRKKLEGEPFAPTLAVPFDMFPHTAHCELVLLLTR